A region of Pyxidicoccus parkwaysis DNA encodes the following proteins:
- a CDS encoding methyl-accepting chemotaxis protein: MRLLDGMKLRTRLTLAVSLLILCALLPVNLFLRLSTTENLQQQIHGMLKVEAEGLRDLVEAALVEREANARSWSEDAILRGALLFDTYEKSDAVLAALHKRHPSFSGLVLFTEDGHAVSASEPALRDAFASRTQEVLASSWFRAAREGRLDTSALKEVDPVFQRRVLPFAVPVLSPISGARIGVLLAAFDWDQMGAVVSSALERSRARGHESFALEVLSASGVMLYDSLAAGVSRPPDVVHEDAVDQETVKDVGDGWRFVATVDPDEAYAPLHRAATVALMFMVGALLVAGVAAWLLARGLTRPISTLSEVVGRIVRDGDLTQKVQVTTRRDEVGELAESFSRMMSHLRESTASLQQGTRVLGETVAELTAASSQQERNLTRQAAALQETQVTAQEIKQTSMMAADRSQAVLGGSARAREVGQSGEATVNASLQGFEQLREQVGRVASSISSLAERTLQIDGITQSVKDLADQSNMLALNAAIEAVRSGEHGKGFSVVAREIRSLADQSIDSTGRVREILEDIRRAIQATVSLSEEGQRRTEAGLTQVRASGDSLRELASIIQDNANAAQQIAAAVTQQNAGVAQIFTAVTDLSRMMEETMQGLKSTQRTTEMLRDVAQRMDVVASTYRV; the protein is encoded by the coding sequence ATGAGACTCCTGGACGGAATGAAGCTCCGCACCCGCCTCACGCTGGCGGTGTCCCTGTTGATTCTCTGCGCGCTGTTGCCGGTGAATCTCTTCCTGCGCCTCTCCACGACGGAGAACCTCCAGCAGCAGATTCACGGCATGCTGAAGGTGGAGGCCGAGGGCCTGCGCGATCTCGTGGAGGCCGCGCTCGTCGAGCGCGAGGCCAACGCGCGAAGCTGGTCCGAGGACGCCATCCTCCGCGGCGCGCTGTTGTTCGACACCTACGAGAAGAGCGACGCGGTGCTCGCCGCACTCCACAAGCGACACCCGTCCTTCTCCGGGCTGGTGCTCTTCACCGAGGATGGCCATGCCGTCTCCGCCAGCGAGCCCGCGCTGCGCGACGCCTTCGCCAGCCGCACGCAGGAGGTGCTCGCGTCGAGCTGGTTCCGCGCCGCGCGCGAGGGGCGGCTGGACACCAGTGCCCTCAAGGAGGTGGACCCCGTCTTCCAGCGCCGCGTGCTGCCGTTCGCGGTGCCGGTGCTCAGCCCCATCAGCGGCGCGCGGATTGGCGTGCTGCTGGCCGCCTTCGACTGGGACCAGATGGGCGCCGTGGTGTCCTCGGCGCTGGAGCGCTCCCGCGCCCGGGGGCATGAGAGCTTCGCGCTGGAGGTGCTCTCCGCCAGCGGCGTCATGCTGTACGACTCGCTCGCGGCGGGCGTCTCCCGTCCACCGGATGTCGTGCATGAGGACGCGGTGGACCAGGAGACGGTGAAGGACGTGGGCGACGGCTGGCGCTTCGTCGCCACCGTGGACCCGGACGAGGCCTATGCGCCACTTCACCGCGCCGCCACGGTGGCGCTCATGTTCATGGTGGGCGCGCTGCTGGTGGCGGGAGTGGCCGCGTGGCTGCTGGCGCGCGGCCTGACGCGCCCCATCTCCACGCTGAGCGAGGTGGTGGGCCGCATCGTCCGGGATGGAGACCTGACGCAGAAGGTGCAGGTGACCACGCGCCGTGACGAGGTGGGCGAGCTGGCGGAGTCCTTCTCGCGGATGATGAGCCACCTGCGCGAGTCCACCGCCAGCCTCCAGCAGGGCACGCGCGTGCTGGGCGAGACGGTGGCCGAGCTCACCGCCGCGTCGTCGCAGCAGGAGCGCAACCTGACGCGGCAGGCCGCCGCGCTCCAGGAGACGCAGGTGACGGCGCAGGAAATCAAGCAGACGTCAATGATGGCGGCGGACCGCTCGCAGGCGGTGCTCGGCGGCAGCGCGCGCGCCCGCGAGGTGGGCCAGTCGGGCGAGGCCACCGTCAACGCCAGCCTCCAGGGCTTCGAGCAGCTTCGCGAGCAGGTGGGCCGCGTGGCCAGCAGCATCTCCTCACTCGCGGAGCGCACGCTGCAAATCGACGGCATCACCCAGTCGGTGAAGGACCTGGCGGACCAGTCCAACATGCTGGCGCTGAACGCGGCGATTGAAGCCGTGCGCTCGGGAGAGCACGGCAAAGGCTTCAGCGTGGTGGCGCGCGAGATTCGCAGCCTCGCGGACCAGTCCATCGACTCCACTGGCCGCGTGCGCGAGATTCTCGAGGACATCCGCCGCGCCATCCAGGCGACGGTGAGCCTGTCGGAAGAGGGGCAGCGGCGCACCGAGGCGGGCCTGACGCAGGTGCGCGCAAGCGGTGACAGCCTGCGCGAGCTGGCGAGCATCATCCAGGACAACGCCAACGCCGCGCAGCAGATTGCCGCCGCCGTCACGCAGCAGAACGCGGGCGTCGCTCAAATCTTCACGGCCGTGACGGACCTCTCGCGGATGATGGAAGAGACGATGCAGGGTCTGAAGAGCACCCAGCGCACCACCGAGATGCTGCGCGACGTGGCGCAGCGCATGGACGTCGTCGCGAGCACCTACCGCGTCTGA